A genome region from Nocardiopsis exhalans includes the following:
- a CDS encoding M56 family metallopeptidase: MVSAALLTIVAISCLVAMEALHRAKWPSRGPYTAVIAWQALGLAWGVSTIGALLAYGLSSYELGAAGGLMAAASDLITGEFILAEFSQGIEGVSHLAAVALAIILTLVLFSGLVASFVQVVRVRRRHHDLLELVASEHPDVPGARVVDHPAAAAYCLPGVLRSQVVISAGALEVLDNRELAAVLAHEHAHLRQRHDLVLLPFSSLKRAFPRVRLVRTYYESVALLIEMCADDQALRKSSSRELAMALLRFGAAGPAPVPAGAMAAVPTAEPGVMRRVNRLLRPDDELPYHAGAVIMGASAFLLATVTCLWHIPI; this comes from the coding sequence ATGGTCAGTGCCGCCCTCCTCACCATCGTCGCGATCAGCTGCCTCGTCGCCATGGAAGCACTCCATCGGGCGAAGTGGCCCTCCCGCGGCCCCTACACGGCGGTCATCGCCTGGCAGGCGCTTGGCCTGGCCTGGGGCGTGTCCACCATCGGAGCGCTGCTGGCCTACGGCCTGTCCTCCTACGAACTCGGCGCCGCCGGCGGCCTGATGGCCGCCGCGTCGGACCTGATCACCGGTGAGTTCATCCTCGCCGAGTTCTCCCAGGGGATCGAGGGAGTCAGCCACCTCGCCGCCGTCGCGCTGGCGATCATCCTGACCCTCGTGCTCTTCTCCGGGCTCGTCGCCTCCTTCGTGCAGGTGGTCCGGGTCCGCAGGCGCCACCACGACCTGCTCGAACTGGTGGCCAGCGAACACCCCGACGTCCCCGGTGCCCGCGTCGTCGACCACCCGGCCGCCGCCGCCTACTGCCTGCCGGGCGTACTGCGCTCGCAGGTGGTGATCAGCGCCGGCGCGCTCGAGGTGCTGGACAACCGTGAACTCGCCGCGGTGCTCGCCCACGAGCACGCCCACCTGCGTCAGCGCCACGACCTCGTGCTGCTGCCCTTCTCCTCGCTCAAGCGGGCCTTCCCCCGCGTGCGGCTGGTGCGGACCTACTACGAGAGCGTCGCGCTGCTCATCGAGATGTGCGCCGACGACCAGGCCCTCCGCAAGAGCTCCTCGCGTGAGCTGGCCATGGCCCTGCTCCGCTTCGGCGCCGCCGGTCCCGCCCCGGTGCCCGCCGGCGCGATGGCCGCGGTGCCCACCGCCGAGCCCGGCGTCATGCGCAGGGTCAACCGGCTCCTGCGCCCGGACGACGAACTCCCCTACCACGCGGGTGCCGTCATCATGGGTGCCTCGGCCTTCCTGCTGGCCACCGTGACGTGTCTGTGGCACATTCCCATCTGA
- a CDS encoding BlaI/MecI/CopY family transcriptional regulator, with the protein MNRLGELERAVMDVLWARNEPMTVREVGKALAERDLAHTTVMTVLDRLAKKKVVDRAREGRAWRYRPAASRENYVSELMFDALGQTVDRDAALAAFVQSMDGQEAEALRRALAEIEQPRN; encoded by the coding sequence ATGAATCGGCTTGGCGAACTTGAACGCGCGGTGATGGATGTACTGTGGGCACGCAACGAACCAATGACGGTTCGCGAGGTCGGCAAAGCACTCGCCGAGCGGGACCTGGCCCACACGACCGTCATGACCGTGCTCGACCGACTGGCCAAGAAGAAGGTCGTCGACCGGGCACGCGAGGGTCGTGCGTGGCGGTACCGTCCGGCAGCCAGCCGTGAGAACTACGTGTCGGAGCTGATGTTCGACGCGCTCGGTCAGACGGTGGACCGTGACGCGGCCCTGGCCGCCTTCGTCCAATCCATGGACGGCCAGGAGGCTGAAGCGCTCCGGCGCGCACTCGCGGAAATCGAGCAGCCAAGGAACTAG
- a CDS encoding tyrosine-type recombinase/integrase produces the protein MSRTSTATTPLGKLDRSWKRYLRAEGKSETTSRNYLLTLRHFAAWLATEDLADTPAEITSGDITDWLLDVADRTSGSNAAFHYRNLGALYMWLTSSQERALLRSENPMIDVTAPRFAEPVRATFDDGEVKAMIDTCNPSRKGQRRSRSGRRFLDVRDEAVLRLFSTTGMRLGGMAGLRYREGVHDLDNDGANDLFLDRAQPLVRLRLKGGETHFYPVWPKASAALDLYLRERATRTHADDPALWIGGQGGLGAQAVHYMIKRRAERAGIERRVHSHMFRREVTKQLLDGDTDRAEIAQYMGWKDVRHVALYASESEQRRAWASAAKVPLEAA, from the coding sequence ATGTCACGCACCAGCACCGCGACCACCCCGCTCGGCAAGCTCGACCGCTCCTGGAAGCGGTACCTGCGCGCCGAAGGCAAGTCCGAAACCACATCCCGAAACTACCTTCTCACCCTGAGGCACTTCGCCGCCTGGCTGGCCACCGAGGACCTGGCCGACACCCCCGCCGAGATCACCTCCGGGGACATCACCGACTGGCTCCTGGACGTCGCCGACCGCACCAGCGGATCCAACGCCGCGTTCCACTACCGCAACCTGGGCGCCCTCTATATGTGGCTCACCTCCTCCCAGGAGCGCGCCCTCCTGCGCTCGGAGAACCCCATGATCGACGTCACCGCACCGCGGTTCGCCGAACCGGTCCGGGCGACGTTCGACGACGGCGAGGTCAAGGCGATGATCGACACCTGCAACCCCTCCCGCAAAGGGCAGCGCAGGTCCCGGTCCGGGCGACGCTTCCTGGACGTGCGCGACGAGGCCGTCCTGCGCCTGTTCTCCACGACGGGGATGCGGCTCGGCGGGATGGCCGGTCTCCGGTACCGGGAAGGGGTGCACGACCTCGACAACGACGGCGCGAACGACCTGTTCCTGGACCGCGCCCAGCCGCTGGTGCGCCTCCGGTTGAAGGGCGGAGAGACGCACTTCTACCCCGTGTGGCCCAAGGCATCGGCCGCTCTGGACCTGTACCTGCGCGAGCGGGCGACCCGCACCCACGCCGACGACCCCGCCCTGTGGATCGGAGGCCAAGGGGGCCTCGGTGCGCAGGCGGTGCACTACATGATCAAGCGCCGGGCGGAGCGGGCCGGGATCGAGCGGCGGGTGCACTCGCACATGTTCCGCCGGGAGGTCACCAAGCAGCTGTTGGACGGCGACACGGACAGGGCGGAGATCGCCCAGTACATGGGGTGGAAGGACGTGCGCCACGTCGCCCTGTACGCCTCGGAGTCTGAGCAGCGTCGGGCGTGGGCGTCCGCGGCGAAGGTCCCGCTGGAGGCCGCCTGA
- a CDS encoding helix-turn-helix domain-containing protein, whose amino-acid sequence MSHTITIGPAIRAIRRSQGVTQLDLADRAGVSGPYLTNIESGVKQPSFDTALRIAHALGVPPEAITYSCPTCRAERSAA is encoded by the coding sequence ATGTCCCACACCATCACCATCGGTCCCGCCATCCGGGCCATCCGACGATCCCAGGGCGTCACGCAGCTGGACCTCGCGGACCGCGCCGGGGTGTCGGGGCCCTACCTCACCAATATCGAATCCGGCGTGAAGCAGCCCAGCTTCGACACCGCCCTGCGTATCGCGCACGCCCTCGGCGTCCCGCCCGAGGCCATCACCTACAGCTGCCCCACCTGCCGCGCTGAGAGGAGCGCCGCCTGA
- a CDS encoding phage antirepressor, with product MDLQLFQSDEFELRINPVGDSFTVEAPGLARALGMREAYRLVESIPEEEKGSTLSWTPGGPQKIWHLTEPGFYRAIGQRQASRIKDAEIRAQVERFQSWVYSEVLPAIRRTGRYEVAPALPAVPQSYAAALRAAADAEEARERAQAELAEAQPKADSWDVLASGVGDLSVADAAKILTRDPAITIGRDRLFDQLATDGWVYRARSDGRWRAYQTQVDIGRLSELPQTYTNPKTKETSIGAPQLRITLKGLHELHRRLGGIRQLQIPSEAA from the coding sequence ATGGACCTACAGCTGTTCCAGAGCGACGAGTTCGAACTCCGCATCAACCCCGTCGGTGACAGCTTCACCGTCGAAGCTCCCGGACTCGCCCGTGCCCTCGGAATGCGCGAGGCCTACCGGCTGGTCGAGAGCATCCCGGAGGAAGAGAAAGGGTCCACGCTGTCGTGGACCCCTGGGGGGCCTCAGAAGATCTGGCACCTGACCGAGCCCGGGTTCTATCGAGCCATCGGCCAGCGCCAGGCCTCCCGTATCAAGGACGCCGAGATTCGCGCCCAGGTGGAGCGGTTCCAGTCGTGGGTGTACTCCGAGGTCCTGCCCGCCATCCGCCGCACCGGCCGCTACGAGGTGGCCCCCGCGCTCCCGGCCGTCCCCCAGTCCTACGCCGCTGCGTTGCGGGCTGCTGCTGACGCCGAGGAGGCCCGCGAGCGCGCCCAGGCCGAGCTCGCCGAAGCCCAGCCGAAGGCGGACTCGTGGGATGTGCTCGCGTCCGGTGTCGGTGACCTGTCGGTCGCGGACGCCGCGAAGATCCTCACCCGCGACCCCGCGATCACCATCGGCCGCGACCGGCTGTTCGACCAGCTGGCCACCGACGGGTGGGTGTACCGGGCCCGCTCGGATGGCCGGTGGAGGGCGTACCAGACCCAGGTCGACATCGGCCGCCTGTCCGAGCTCCCGCAGACCTACACCAACCCGAAGACGAAGGAAACCTCCATCGGGGCCCCGCAGCTGCGGATCACCCTCAAGGGGCTCCACGAGCTGCACCGTCGCCTCGGTGGCATCCGCCAGCTCCAGATCCCGAGCGAGGCCGCATGA
- a CDS encoding type II toxin-antitoxin system Phd/YefM family antitoxin has product MSDEIKALGVSEARANLTEVVNQVRLLKEPVVLTRRDKGQAAVVPLEWLEWARKWADQEGLG; this is encoded by the coding sequence ATGAGCGACGAGATAAAGGCCCTGGGTGTCTCCGAGGCCCGCGCCAACTTGACCGAGGTCGTCAACCAGGTCCGGCTCCTCAAGGAGCCCGTGGTCCTGACTCGCCGGGACAAGGGCCAGGCGGCCGTGGTCCCGCTGGAATGGCTGGAGTGGGCGCGCAAGTGGGCTGACCAGGAAGGGCTCGGGTGA
- a CDS encoding helix-turn-helix domain-containing protein translates to MGHRPISTNVRDEEDAVSYASINRGAFGGDRFTIVANAAIRDERLSYKARGLLALIASHREGWGVTEKQLAAKSPDGISAVRSGLKELEAAGYLRRYRVRDELGRLGGAHWVITDDPASLDGRVATLAGALGEDGGDLVPLQMLRSDPKCDFPNLDNPTEGNPPEGNRTPKKTNHKNTSTEVEGKGEEGAHGRASSSPVDNPVDNGDDGEWGIPDTERPAPEQGTLFARTVIEGIAAETGLGLGPWQHRRLVLEHLPAALDAVRELGDDRISGTELVEWLRDNLDTAQSLYAVLSTRCRPDYLSEALPVWVARNRTPGGLPAPSAPPAPHPRREQDAPDADADPFSAAGAPPTCRVHPGIALTADLTGQRTRCHLCEHLPAPAAPAPSAEELADVIGDALSDTEPDLPDHCGARECHQAQRRIIRFNARTGAHDDLGPCPRCHPDHAQEAAA, encoded by the coding sequence ATGGGGCACCGCCCCATCAGCACCAACGTGAGAGATGAGGAGGACGCCGTGAGCTACGCCAGCATCAACAGAGGCGCGTTCGGCGGCGACCGCTTCACCATCGTGGCCAACGCCGCGATCCGAGACGAGCGCCTGTCCTACAAGGCCCGCGGCCTCCTCGCCCTGATCGCCTCCCACCGCGAAGGCTGGGGCGTCACCGAGAAGCAGCTCGCCGCGAAGTCCCCCGACGGCATCAGCGCCGTCCGCTCCGGCCTCAAGGAGTTGGAGGCCGCTGGGTACCTCCGCCGCTACCGCGTCCGTGACGAACTCGGCCGCCTCGGTGGAGCCCACTGGGTCATCACCGACGACCCCGCGTCCCTCGACGGCCGGGTCGCGACCCTGGCCGGGGCCCTCGGAGAGGACGGCGGGGACCTGGTTCCGCTGCAAATGCTGAGGTCAGACCCTAAGTGCGATTTTCCAAACTTGGATAACCCAACGGAGGGAAACCCACCGGAGGGTAATCGCACACCTAAGAAGACCAACCACAAGAACACCAGTACAGAAGTAGAAGGGAAGGGGGAGGAGGGCGCGCACGGGCGCGCGAGCAGCTCGCCTGTGGATAACCCTGTGGACAACGGCGACGACGGCGAATGGGGCATCCCCGACACCGAACGCCCCGCGCCCGAGCAGGGGACCCTGTTCGCCCGCACGGTCATCGAGGGCATCGCTGCCGAGACCGGCCTGGGCCTGGGGCCGTGGCAGCACCGCCGCCTGGTCCTGGAACACCTGCCCGCCGCCCTGGACGCCGTCCGCGAACTCGGCGACGACCGGATCAGCGGCACGGAGCTGGTCGAGTGGCTGCGCGACAACCTCGACACCGCCCAGAGCCTCTACGCGGTCCTGTCGACCCGGTGCCGCCCTGACTACCTGTCCGAGGCGCTGCCGGTGTGGGTGGCCCGCAACCGCACCCCCGGCGGGCTGCCCGCCCCCTCGGCGCCGCCCGCGCCACACCCTCGCCGCGAGCAGGACGCCCCGGACGCCGACGCTGACCCGTTCTCTGCCGCCGGAGCGCCCCCCACGTGCCGTGTCCACCCTGGCATCGCCCTGACCGCCGACCTGACCGGCCAGCGCACCCGCTGCCACCTGTGCGAGCACCTGCCCGCACCGGCCGCCCCTGCCCCGTCCGCCGAGGAGCTGGCCGACGTCATCGGCGACGCCCTGTCCGACACCGAACCGGACCTGCCCGACCACTGCGGTGCCCGCGAGTGCCACCAGGCCCAGCGCCGCATCATCCGCTTCAACGCCCGCACCGGAGCCCACGACGACCTTGGCCCGTGCCCCCGCTGCCACCCCGACCACGCCCAGGAGGCCGCCGCATGA
- a CDS encoding DNA-methyltransferase, with protein MTVLYESNRATIVLGDATDPDVIDAAPRADLLATDPPYGVRWQSGFRTTQFPELVGDDGALDVPAVLGAWTRRLRAPRHVYVFGYRPDQLAEPMRLGGTTELIWAKEQVGLGNLSIPWGIAHDRIAFGVHVPSAAERGSGKGRLAARLRQHSLLRAPRRSGTKIDHPTEKPISLMAQLVESSSARGELVLDPFAGSGSTLVAAILTGRRAYGVEITPEYAQLAVDRVRQAEVVADAVARFM; from the coding sequence TTGACCGTCCTCTACGAATCCAACCGCGCCACCATCGTCCTCGGCGACGCCACCGACCCCGACGTCATCGACGCCGCCCCACGCGCCGACCTCCTCGCCACCGACCCCCCATACGGTGTCCGGTGGCAGTCAGGGTTCCGCACCACGCAGTTCCCCGAGCTGGTCGGCGACGACGGCGCTCTCGATGTCCCCGCGGTCCTCGGCGCCTGGACCCGCAGACTCCGCGCCCCACGACACGTCTACGTGTTCGGCTACCGGCCCGACCAACTCGCCGAACCAATGCGCCTCGGCGGCACCACCGAGCTGATCTGGGCGAAAGAGCAAGTCGGGCTCGGGAACCTCAGCATCCCCTGGGGAATCGCTCACGATCGGATCGCCTTCGGTGTCCACGTCCCCTCCGCCGCCGAACGCGGCAGTGGAAAGGGGCGCTTGGCCGCCCGCCTGCGCCAGCACAGCCTCCTCAGAGCCCCCAGGCGCTCCGGCACGAAGATCGACCACCCCACCGAGAAGCCCATCTCGCTCATGGCGCAGCTAGTCGAATCAAGCTCGGCCCGCGGTGAACTCGTCCTCGACCCGTTCGCCGGGTCTGGCTCCACCCTGGTCGCCGCGATCCTCACTGGCCGCCGCGCCTACGGAGTCGAGATCACTCCGGAGTATGCCCAGCTCGCTGTTGACCGCGTCCGGCAGGCTGAGGTTGTCGCCGACGCTGTCGCCCGCTTCATGTAG
- a CDS encoding DUF732 domain-containing protein — MRALTATLAALALTAATACGNSGPDLPEHEQAFLDALYEDAKQAGSGIHGLGDQDNLDLGYAVCEDLADGMAPTDVVASLQPAGEETPISKVASSLVGHADVYLCDTDE, encoded by the coding sequence GTGCGCGCCCTGACCGCCACCCTCGCCGCTCTCGCCCTCACTGCCGCCACCGCGTGCGGAAACAGCGGCCCCGACCTCCCCGAGCACGAACAGGCGTTCCTCGACGCCCTGTACGAAGACGCCAAACAGGCCGGATCCGGAATCCACGGCCTCGGCGACCAGGACAACCTCGACCTTGGGTATGCCGTGTGCGAGGACCTGGCCGACGGCATGGCCCCGACCGACGTCGTTGCCTCCCTCCAGCCCGCTGGTGAGGAGACCCCGATCAGCAAGGTGGCTTCCTCGCTGGTGGGGCACGCTGACGTGTACCTGTGCGACACCGACGAATAG
- a CDS encoding HNH endonuclease signature motif containing protein, with protein MRPKAMQVCPTPGCPTLTRKGRCADCQRTARRQRRSSNQAGYDARWYRTRAAYLRAHQMCECEEHEQLPWIIRPRATEVHHRDGLGPLGPRGFDWTNLQALTKACHSRITAREQPAGWHNPE; from the coding sequence ATGAGACCCAAGGCCATGCAGGTCTGCCCCACGCCAGGTTGCCCCACTCTCACCCGCAAGGGCCGGTGCGCAGACTGCCAGCGCACAGCACGACGACAGCGGCGCAGCAGCAACCAGGCAGGCTACGACGCCCGCTGGTACCGCACCCGCGCCGCGTACCTGCGCGCCCACCAGATGTGTGAGTGCGAGGAACACGAACAACTTCCGTGGATCATCCGGCCGCGCGCCACCGAAGTCCACCACCGCGACGGTCTCGGTCCGCTCGGTCCGCGCGGTTTCGACTGGACGAACCTTCAAGCGTTGACCAAAGCGTGTCACTCACGCATCACCGCACGTGAACAACCCGCCGGGTGGCACAACCCAGAGTGA